A window of the Cicer arietinum cultivar CDC Frontier isolate Library 1 chromosome 6, Cicar.CDCFrontier_v2.0, whole genome shotgun sequence genome harbors these coding sequences:
- the LOC101490828 gene encoding probable inactive receptor kinase At1g48480: MGMLSHRHTAMSMAMLLLLLVVRLSVAAADLDSQRAALLALRSSVGGRTRFWNATNQTPCNWAGVQCDQDHVVELHLPGVALSGQLPNGIFGNLTHLRTLSLRFNALTGSLPSDLASCVNLRNLYLQRNLLSGEIPQFLFSLPDLVRLNMGYNNFSGPISTSFNNFTRLKTLFLENNKLSGSIPELNRLSLDQFNVSNNLLNGSVPVKLQTFSQDSFLGNSLCGRPFSLCSGTDSPSSSPFPIPDGNGTKNNNNHNNKLSGGAIAGIVIGSVVFLLLVVFLLIFLCRNKSSKKTSAVNVATVKHPESEVPHEKSISDMENGNGYSSAAAAAAAAAVAVNKVEANGNGNGGVGGVKKLVFFGNAARAFDLEDLLRASAEVLGKGTFGTAYKAVLESGPVVAVKRLKDVTITEKEFREKIEAVGAIDHQSLVPLRAYYFSRDEKLLVYDYMSMGSLSALLHGNKGAGRTPLNWEMRSGIALGAARGIDYLHSQGPNVSHGNIKSSNILLTKSYEARVSDFGLAQLVGPSSTPNRVAGYRAPEVTDPRRVSQKADVYSFGVLLLELLTGKAPTHALLNEEGVDLPRWVQSVVREEWTSEVFDLELLRYQNVEEEMVQLLQLAVDCAAPYPDKRPSMSDVVRNIEELRHSSLKEDQDQIQHDNNDLEL, encoded by the exons ATGGGAATGCTATCTCACAGACACACAGCTATGTCAATGGCGATGCTGTTGCTTCTTCTAGTCGTAAGATTATCAGTAGCAGCAGCAGATCTCGATTCCCAGCGAGCTGCATTGCTAGCTCTCCGTTCTTCAGTTGGCGGTCGAACCCGTTTTTGGAACGCAACCAATCAGACTCCCTGCAATTGGGCCGGCGTCCAATGCGACCAAGACCATGTCGTCGAGCTCCACCTTCCCGGCGTCGCTCTTTCCGGCCAATTACCGAACGGTATATTCGGCAATCTGACCCACCTCCGCACACTCAGCCTCCGTTTCAACGCTCTCACCGGTTCACTCCCTTCAGATCTGGCATCATGTGTCAACCTCAGGAACCTCTACCTTCAGCGGAACCTTCTCTCCGGCGAAATCCCTCAGTTCCTGTTCAGTTTGCCGGACTTGGTTCGACTCAACATGGGTTACAATAACTTCTCGGGTCCTATTTCAACCTCATTCAACAACTTCACAAGACTCAAAACTCTCTTCCTTGAAAACAACAAGCTTTCAGGTTCCATCCCAGAATTGAACCGCCTGAGTCTGGATCAGTTCAATGTTTCCAACAATTTGCTAAACGGCTCTGTTCCCGTCAAGCTTCAGACGTTTTCTCAAGATTCATTTCTGGGAAATTCCCTCTGTGGTCGACCCTTTTCTCTATGCTCTGGGACCGATTCTCCTTCTTCTTCCCCTTTCCCTATCCCCGACGGTAACGGCACcaagaacaacaacaaccacAACAACAAGTTGTCCGGCGGAGCTATTGCCGGAATCGTAATTGGATCCGTGGTGTTTCTTCTTTTGGTCGTTTTCCTCTTGATCTTCTTGTGCAGGAACAAGAGTAGCAAAAAGACCAGTGCTGTTAATGTTGCAACTGTGAAGCATCCTGAATCTGAAGTTCCTCATGAGAAATCTATTTCCGACATGGAGAACGGCAATGGATACTCttctgctgctgctgctgctgccgCGGCCGCAGTTGCAGTGAACAAGGTTGAAGCAAATGGCAATGGCAACGGTGGTGTTGGTGGAGTGAAGAAGTTGGTATTTTTTGGGAATGCGGCTAGAGCTTTTGATCTAGAGGATTTGTTGAGGGCTTCGGCGGAGGTGTTGGGTAAAGGTACTTTCGGGACAGCTTATAAGGCAGTTTTGGAGTCAGGGCCTGTGGTGGCAGTGAAAAGGTTGAAGGATGTGACAATTACTGAGAAGGAATTCAGGGAGAAGATTGAAGCGGTTGGAGCAATAGATCATCAGAGTTTGGTACCTCTAAGGGCTTACTATTTCAGCAGAGATGAAAAGCTTCTTGTTTATGATTACATGTCAATGGGAAGCCTCTCTGCACTTTTGCATG GAAACAAAGGAGCGGGTAGGACACCACTGAATTGGGAAATGAGATCCGGGATTGCACTAGGAGCAGCCCGTGGCATTGACTACCTTCATTCACAAGGGCCTAATGTCTCCCATGGAAATATAAAGTCTTCTAATATTCTCTTAACAAAATCATATGAGGCTAGAGTATCTGATTTTGGGCTAGCACAGCTTGTTGGCCCCTCCTCTACCCCAAACCGTGTTGCCGGTTACCGTGCGCCAGAAGTAACTGATCCTCGCAGAGTGTCTCAAAAGGCAGATGTGTACAGTTTTGGTGTATTGCTGTTGGAACTTCTGACTGGGAAGGCACCTACACATGCTCTCCTCAATGAGGAAGGGGTGGACCTTCCAAGATGGGTCCAGTCAGTGGTTAGAGAAGAGTGGACTTCCGAGGTATTTGATCTTGAGCTCCTTAGGTATCAGAATGTTGAAGAGGAGATGGTTCAGTTGCTTCAACTTGCTGTTGATTGTGCAGCACCATACCCTGATAAGCGACCTTCAATGTCTGATGTGGTACGGAACATAGAAGAGTTACGTCACTCTAGCTTGAAAGAGGATCAAGACCAAATCCAACATGACAACAATGATTTAGAATTATAG
- the LOC101490505 gene encoding nudix hydrolase 18, mitochondrial, giving the protein MLCYVIPFLGLIFFPLSLFIHHSPSKKEIYISSINLASALMGLFFSRNLPFKFCLPFLFSKRVSGNMFPKQLENMMCLVARTGRHLQRYDDHGCRQVVGCIPYRYRRKGTQNKELEVLVISTQNGDGMQFPKGGWETDESMEQAALRETIEEAGVMGNIENKLGKWSYKSKRQDTVHEGYMFSLLVKKQLENWPEKNIRKRRWMSVTEAKEVCPHTWMKEALDVLVSREGDVIN; this is encoded by the exons atgttatgttatgtgaTTCCATTTTTAGGTCTTATCTTCttccctctctctctcttcattCATCATTCTCCAAGCAAAAAGGAAATCTACATTTCATCCATTAATTTGGCTTCAGCCTTGATGGGTCTCTTCTTTTCTAGAAATCTACCTTTCAAATTTTGTCTACCTTTTCTTTTCTCCAAGAGAGTTTCTGGGAATATGTTTCCCAAGCAACTCGAGAACATGATGTGTTTGGTGGCCCGCACTGGTAGGCATTTGCAACGCTATGATGACCATGGTTGTCGCCAAGTTGTGgg aTGCATTCCATATAGATATAGGAGAAAAGGAACGCAAAATAAGGAATTAGAGGTTCTTGTTATTAGTACTCAGAACGGCGATGGAATGCAATTTCCAAAG GGAGGTTGGGAGACTGACGAATCCATGGAGCAGGCTGCTTTAAGGGAGACCATAGAGGAAGCTGGGGTCATGGGCAATATCGAA AATAAATTGGGTAAATGGTCTTATAAGAGCAAACGCCAAGACACGGTACATGAAGGTTATATGTTCTCTTTGCTTGTCAAGAAGCAATTAGAGAATTGGCCAGAGAAGAACATCCGAAAACGAAGATGG ATGAGTGTTACTGAAGCCAAAGAAGTTTGTCCCCATACTTGGATGAAGGAGGCTTTGGATGTATTGGTCAGTAGGGAGGGAGATGTAATTAACTAA
- the LOC101489760 gene encoding NF-X1-type zinc finger protein NFXL1-like: protein MSLQRRDRVCRQEWVRRPSSSSSSSSTINENQNGGSNRIRNVRQDQEEKGLLNLHLPQLLQEIQDKLNKGTVECMICYETVGRSAPIWSCSSCYSIFHLNCTNNWARAPTSSASPHNNHWRCPGCQSLQLNSNNHIIISYFCFCRKRLDPPSDFYLTPHSCGEPCGKPLQNGNSKSGDLCPHVCVLQCHPGPCPPCKAFAPPRLCPCGKKNITTRCSDGESLTCGQQCQKLLQCGRHRCDQFCHLGPCDPCHLPTDASCFCSKKSEAILCGDIALKGEIKVEGGVFSCGSTCGNKLGCGNHICTETCHLGSCAECDLLPTRVKTCCCGKVSLEGERHSCLDPIPTCSQVCGKSLPCGMHRCKQKCHVGDCSPCLVLVPQKCLCGSTSRTVECCKTTTENEKFTCEKPCGQKKNCGRHRCSERCCPLSNSKNILNADWDPHLCSISCGKKLRCGQHACDSLCHSGHCPPCLQTIFTDLTCACGRTSIPPPLPCGTPMPSCQLPCSVPQSCSHPASHSCHYGDCPPCSAPVAKECIGGHVVLRNICGSKDIRCDNLCGKTRHCGLHACGRTCHSPPCDNHTVVQGIRTSCRQTCGAPRRDCRHTCTAPCHPSSPCPDRRCEFPVTITCTCGRITTNVPCDAGGGSANYNVDDILEASIIQKLQPLDANGKEVSLGQRKLMCNDECAKLERKRVLTNAFEITTPNLDSFNLGENSVASSALLGDILRRDSKWVLSVEERCKCLVLGKSKGTTHGLKAHVFCPMLKDKRDAVRMIAERWKLAINTAGREPKQFIVVHVSRKSRAPSRVLGIKGTTTVHVPLPPAFDHLIDMDPRFVVSFPDLPRVADISALVLRFGGECELVWLDDKNALAVFNDPARAATAMRRLDHGSVYQGAIKVVQNVGASVASSVTNAWGGARTTKGGALVALKGHVWKKAVVVESGWREDSWGDEEWATGSANIIQSSIWKKEAPISASSNPWSVLDQEWPSSSSAAAVKDDTSRKQTESNVVTKLDPRDGGSNLEHQHGRDFDTSKVFDVVDDWEKACE from the coding sequence ATGAGCTTACAACGGAGGGATAGGGTTTGTCGTCAGGAATGGGTTCGTAGACcatcctcctcctcctcctcctcctcaaCCATAAACGAGAATCAGAATGGTGGCTCCAATCGAATAAGGAATGTCCGTCAAGATCAAGAGGAGAAAGGATTATTGAATTTACATTTACCTCAACTGCTGCAAGAGATTCAAGACAAGCTCAACAAAGGCACAGTCGAGTGCATGATTTGCTATGAAACTGTTGGAAGGTCTGCACCTATCTGGTCATGCTCCAGTTGCTACTCAATCTTTCACCTCAATTGTACAAACAACTGGGCTCGTGCACCCACTTCATCTGCATCTCCCCACAACAACCACTGGCGCTGTCCTGGTTGTCAATCTCTTCAGCTCAATTCCAACAACCACATCATCATTAGCTACTTTTGCTTCTGCAGGAAGAGGCTTGACCCTCCATCCGATTTCTACCTAACGCCTCATTCCTGTGGAGAACCGTGTGGGAAGCCTCTTCAGAATGGGAACAGCAAGTCTGGGGATCTTTGCCCTCATGTTTGTGTTTTGCAATGCCATCCCGGTCCATGTCCTCCTTGCAAAGCATTTGCTCCGCCCCGTTTGTGCCCTTGTGGGAAGAAAAATATTACCACTCGCTGTTCGGACGGCGAATCTCTTACTTGTGGCCAACAATGTCAAAAGCTTCTTCAATGTGGGCGCCATCGGTGTGACCAATTTTGTCATCTTGGTCCTTGTGATCCTTGTCATCTTCCAACCGATGCTTCTTGCTTCTGTAGTAAAAAGTCTGAAGCTATTCTTTGTGGGGACATAGCCTTGAAGGGTGAAATCAAAGTAGAAGGTGGAGTTTTTTCTTGTGGTTCCACTTGTGGAAATAAACTTGGTTGTGGAAATCATATTTGTACTGAGACCTGTCATCTAGGCAGCTGTGCCGAGTGTGACTTGTTGCCAACTCGTGTTAAGACATGTTGTTGCGGGAAAGTTAGCTTAGAGGGAGAACGACACAGTTGTTTAGACCCAATACCTACCTGTTCACAAGTATGTGGCAAGTCCCTTCCTTGTGGTATGCATCGTTGTAAACAGAAATGCCATGTTGGGGATTGTTCTCCTTGTTTGGTTTTAGTCCCTCAGAAGTGTCTGTGTGGCTCAACTTCCAGAACTGTGGAGTGCTGTAAGACAACAACGGAAAATGAGAAATTTACTTGTGAAAAGCCTTGTGGGCAGAAAAAGAATTGTGGAAGGCATCGTTGTAGTGAACGGTGTTGTCCACTCtctaattcaaaaaatattctaaatgcAGATTGGGATCCACACCTCTGTTCCATTTCATGTGGAAAGAAGTTACGCTGTGGGCAACATGCGTGTGATTCCCTATGTCACAGTGGTCATTGTCCACCTTGTCTTCAAACTATATTCACGGATTTGACATGTGCTTGTGGCAGGACTTCAATCCCTCCTCCATTGCCCTGTGGTACACCGATGCCGTCATGTCAGCTTCCATGTTCAGTTCCTCAGTCATGTAGCCATCCAGCTTCCCACAGCTGTCATTATGGAGATTGCCCTCCTTGTTCTGCACCTGTAGCAAAAGAATGTATTGGCGGACATGTAGTTCTTAGGAACATATGTGGCTCAAAGGATATTAGATGTGATAACCTTTGTGGGAAGACTAGACATTGTGGTTTACATGCCTGTGGCAGAACATGTCACTCCCCACCTTGTGATAATCACACTGTTGTGCAAGGCATTCGAACTTCATGCAGGCAAACATGTGGCGCTCCAAGGAGAGATTGCCGCCATACATGTACAGCTCCTTGTCACCCTTCATCTCCATGTCCAGATAGAAGATGTGAGTTCCCTGTCACAATCACTTGTACTTGTGGCCGAATAACAACAAATGTCCCTTGCGATGCTGGTGGTGGTAGTGCTAATTATAATGTTGATGATATACTTGAGGCTTCCATTATTCAAAAGCTTCAACCATTGGATGCTAACGGCAAAGAAGTTTCCCTCGGACAACGGAAACTAATGTGTAATGATGAGTGTGCTAAGTTGGAGCGTAAAAGGGTTCTCACTAATGCTTTTGAGATTACAACTCCAAATCTAGATTCTTTTAATCTAGGTGAGAATTCTGTTGCTTCTTCTGCATTACTTGGTGATATATTGAGGCGTGATAGTAAGTGGGTTTTGTCTGTTGAGGAGAGATGTAAGTGTTTAGTACTTGGCAAGAGCAAAGGAACCACACATGGTCTAAAAGCCCATGTTTTTTGTCCCATGCTAAAGGATAAAAGAGATGCGGTGAGGATGATTGCTGAGAGATGGAAGCTTGCAATAAATACAGCGGGCCGGGAGCCAAAGCAATTTATAGTTGTTCATGTTTCCCGAAAATCAAGAGCTCCATCACGCGTGCTAGGGATTAAGGGTACTACAACTGTACATGTGCCCCTTCCTCCTGCATTTGATCATTTAATAGACATGGACCCTCGATTTGTTGTCTCTTTCCCCGACTTACCAAGGGTTGCAGATATCAGTGCGTtggtgttaagatttggaggtGAGTGCGAACTTGTTTGGTTAGATGACAAAAATGCATTAGCTGTTTTTAACGATCCTGCCCGAGCTGCAACTGCAATGAGAAGGTTGGATCATGGAAGTGTTTATCAGGGAGCTATTAAGGTTGTTCAGAATGTAGGGGCATCTGTAGCATCTTCAGTTACAAATGCTTGGGGAGGAGCTAGAACAACGAAAGGAGGGGCACTGGTAGCATTGAAGGGTCATGTGTGGAAAAAGGCTGTTGTTGTAGAATCAGGATGGAGAGAAGATTCTTGGGGCGATGAGGAGTGGGCTACTGGTTCTGCTAATATTATCCAGTCATCTATTTGGAAGAAAGAAGCACCAATATCTGCTTCATCAAATCCTTGGAGTGTCTTAGATCAAGAATGGCCTTCAAGTTCATCTGCTGCTGCTGTTAAAGACGATACTTCAAGAAAACAAACTGAAAGTAATGTTGTGACAAAGTTGGATCCTCGGGATGGTGGTTCAAATCTAGAACACCAGCATGGAAGAGACTTTGACACTTCAAAAGTTTTTGATGTAGTAGATGATTGGGAGAAGGCTTGTGAATGA